The following are encoded together in the Penicillium digitatum chromosome 3, complete sequence genome:
- a CDS encoding Rab interacting lysosomal protein — MSGNYNYPRASSSSSSSSSRYTSRTTRPDERPEILRLQHLRNFVSERNRSGAHNAYNATLALETINREVAEHSLDRVRDRINFEQAEADVDRQIQLQFETAGPTEPVRGIWINQLHSERARTSLSPESNSVHYRLPWQTLRPPSPDGSLSRSPSPMPPSGQSGRDGQGRMKRRKLDTDDHREEFRGFNYGQYGQVVPGMLQMEIASCDGGSYDPDSACSRPENVLDNNTSVYSTKEARCNLVLCHRGEAPFCLKKIVIRAPQGGFDAPIQEGMVFVAMTSDELLARTAQYQIQYSNSRYRRTGRRSGMQPSQEYLTGFRPPLQLLERTILMSPHSVAVPHTAEDPQAQFRIITEYDENNEDSGDDDNWRSALLERTQAEQTEDPLSDTDESPSDEEDPSSRHPRRRQVESERLGALSRVSEQRLRHTPSLVHPNPPAEPVHATAEVLKPHARFFIEREKSMVTIKFDPPPSGRFILIKLWSPRAHGNIDIERIIAHGYAGPRFFPSIAAR, encoded by the exons ATG TCAGGGAACTACAATTATCCTCGtgcctcttcctcttcctcttcctcttcctctcgcTACACATCCCGTACTACCAGACCTGACGAACGCCCTGAGATCCTTCGTCTCCAGCATCTCCGCAATTTCGTATCGGAACGAAATCGCTCCGGTGCCCACAACGCCTATAACGCCACCCTTGCCCTGGAAACAATCAACCGAGAAGTCGCGGAGCATTCTCTGGACCGAGTTCGCGATCGGATCAACTTTGAGCAAGCCGAAGCCGACGTCGATCGCCAGATCCAACTACAGTTCGAGACAGCTGGCCCCACGGAGCCAGTTCGGGGCATTTGGATCAACCAGCTTCACTCAGAACGGGCTCGAACCTCGCTTTCACCGGAGTCAAATTCTGTTCACTATCGTTTACCCTGGCAAACGCTCAGACCACCGAGCCCGGACGGATCTTTATCCAGGTCGCCATCCCCCATGCCACCATCCGGTCAGTCGGGCCGTGATGGCCAAGGACGAATGAAGCGTCGGAAGCTGGACACTGACGATCACCGTGAGGAATTTCGAGGCTTCAACTATGGTCAATATGGACAAGTCGTACCGGGAATGCTGCAAATGGAAATCGCTAGCTGTGACGGAGGAAGCTACGATCCGGATAGTGCGTGCTCGCGTCCAGAGAACGTTTTGGACAACAATACAAGTGTCTACTCTACGAAAGAAGCTCGTTGCAACTTGGTCCTCTGCCATCGGGGCGAGGCCCCGTTTTGCTTGAAGAAGATCGTCATCAGAGCACCCCAAGGCGGGTTCGATGCTCC AATACAAGAAGGCATGGTCTTTGTCGCGATGACCTCTGATGAACTGCTTGCCCGCACCGCCCAATACCAAATTCAATACTCCAACAGCCGATACCGCCGCACTGGCCGCCGCAGTGGCATGCAACCATCGCAGGAATACCTCACTGGGTTCCGACCACCACTCCAACTCCTCGAACGCACAATCCTCATGAGCCCACATTCAGTTGCGGTTCCGCATACCGCAGAAGACCCGCAAGCGCAATTCCGCATCATCACCGAGTACGATGAGAATAATGAAGATTCTGGAGATGACGACAATTGGCGCTCTGCATTGCTCGAGAGAACCCAGGCTGAACAAACGGAAGATCCTTTATCGGATACCGATGAGAGTCCAAGCGATGAGGAGGACCCTTCCAGCAGACATCCGCGTCGCCGACAAGTTGAATCGGAACGACTGGGAGCACTTAGCCGTGTCTCCGAGCAAAGACTGCGCCATACCCCGAGTCTCGTGCATCCAAACCCCCCAGCCGAGCCTGTTCATGCAACTGCCGAAGTTTTGAAGCCCCATGCGCGCTTTTTTATCGAGCGAGAGAAGAGCATGGTTACCATCAAATTTGATCCGCCTCC CTCTGGCCGATTCATTCTCATTAAGCTGTGGAGCCCGCGAGCCCACGGGAATATTGATATTGAAAGGATCATCGCACACGGGTATGCAGGTCCGCGCTTCTTCCCAAGTATCGCTGCTCGCTAG
- a CDS encoding Integral membrane protein (Ytp1), putative codes for MLNNPAQGFQGFYVRIPDFAGRFSSDCDMIKSISHYLLEDNALEITKVTCYPHLFTSFSLSTPYFNHTMAYLRQSLWTVFGLVALAFAHGGHEAVPEGESISQDPIDSILWTHIILMGLAFGVIFPTGMVLGITRSRWHVPVQVVGTVIAVLAYFLGHAHKGRQFEKNLHASVANWLMFLLVAQVALGVYLKLHLEKAGQARIRWIFVLAHGIVGKVMPVLSWAQMVFGGIASLGFCRGDHLGQCVAHFIMGSAFIAYGICLTILLLVGQYWLRRTGRSQEFFDSLVIAAWGCVNTFTEHRWGTPWVHNDLQHTTMGVVWWCAGLLGMWLSRTRSGRPKRNLIPAIVIMMTGYAMSAHPQQLMISTMVHTLFGYTLMAAGLTRIIEISFVLRDKPALSEPNSFQYLTPFLLSASGFLFMGATEEQMLMLHNAGITHVAYILILYSMAFLVFLFVNILLHIYAVHTWPNSESTNQDGPIYSTLNGNVNGHARSNSQQIQDAEAFELRGLISDEEEGPSMGPRKNSDEELGKEEADH; via the exons ATGCTGAATAATCCAGCTCAAGGCTTCCAGGGTTTCTACGTGCGCATCCCTGACTTTGCTGGTCGTTTCTCTTCAGATTGTGATATGATAAAATCCATCAGTCACTACCTACTTGAGGATAACGCCCTGGAGATCACAAAG GTTACCTGTTATCCGCATCTGTTCACTTCTTTCTCCCTTTCAACTCCCTACTTCAACCACACCATGGCGTATCTTCGTCAGTCCTTATGGACTGTGTTTGGATTAGTTGCCTTGGCTTTTGCCCATGGCGGTCATGAGGCTGTACCGGAGGGCGAATCTATTTCACAAGATCCTATT GACTCAATACTATGGACTCATATAATTCTCATGGGTTTGGCCTTTGGTGTAATCTTTCCAACGGGAATGGTTCTCGGC ATAACCCGCTCCCGCTGGCACGTTCCCGTACAAGTTGTTGGCACTGTCATCGCCGTGCTAGCCTACTTCCTCGGCCACGCTCACAAAGGTCGCCAATTCGAGAAGAACCTGCACGCCTCCGTCGCAAACTGGCTGATGTTCTTGCTGGTCGCGCAAGTCGCCCTCGGAGTGTATCTCAAGTTGCACCTGGAGAAAGCGGGCCAGGCCCGCATCCGATGGATCTTCGTGCTGGCCCACGGTATCGTTGGCAAGGTCATGCCCGTCCTCAGCTGGGCGCAGATGGTCTTTGGTGGCATTGCCTCGCTCGGCTTCTGCCGCGGTGATCACCTCGGTCAGTGTGTGGCCCATTTCATCATGGGCTCTGCATTCATCGCATATGGTATCTGCTTGACTATTCTTTTGCTTGTCGGCCAGTACTGGTTGCGCCGTACCGGCCGCAGTCAGGAGTTCTTCGATTCGCTCGTCATCGCCGCTTGGGGCTGTGTTAACACTTTTACCGAGCACCGGTGGGGTACCCCTTGGGTTCACAATGACCTCCAGCACACCACGATGGGGGTTGTCTGGTGGTGTGCTGGTCTCCTCGGCATGTGGCTCAGTCGTACCCGCAGTGGCCGTCCTAAGCGTAACCTCATTCCGGCAATTGTCATCATGATGACTGGCTATGCCATGTCCGCTCACCCCCAGCAGCTGATGATCAGTACTATGGTCCACACTCTCTTTGGGTACACCCTGATGGCGGCGGGTCTGACTCGCATCATTGAGATCTCGTTCGTGCTGAGGGATAAGCCTGCTCTGTCCGAGCCGAACAGCTTCCAATACTTGACTCCCTTC TTGCTCTCTGCCTCTGGCTTCCTCTTCATGGGCGCCACCGAGGAACAAATGCTCATGCTGCACAACGCAGGCATCACCCACGTGGCCTACATCTTGATCCTTTACAGCATGGCcttcctcgtcttcctct TCGTCAACATCCTCCTCCACATCTACGCTGTCCACACTTGGCCCAATTCCGAGTCCACTAACCAGGACGGCCCCATCTACTCCACTCTCAACGGGAACGTGAATGGTCATGCGCGCTCAAACTCGCAGCAGATCCAAGATGCCGAGGCATTCGAGCTCCGTGGCTTGATTTCtgatgaggaggaaggtCCTTCAATGGGACCGCGGAAGAATAGCGATGAGGAACTTGGGAAAGAAGAGGCCGATCACTGA
- a CDS encoding SUMO activating enzyme (AosA), putative, with product MAEQQDDLQPISADEIALYDRQIRLWGVHAQEKIRSANILLITVKALANEVAKNLVLAGIGSLTIIDHQDVTEEDLGAQFFIADAQSEQDVIGKKRAQVAGPQIHKMNPRVKLNIDTSDVKTKQPDFFAQFDITIATELDFLTNTTVNAACRLANRPFYAAGLHGFYGYVFADLISHDFVIERNKSNIAPAIQETPTRSIINITTKKEENNANKKEPNKIIELVTKREVYTPLILANTSPLPEEYTRLPRRRKQVTPLLSCLRALWEFEKMRGHRPTFTHEDLELFTKLSRDRHQELKLEPLTLDSVFLRTFLQNLGSELSPVAAFLGGSLAQDVINVLSAREQPLQNMLLFDGEKSVGPIYSLHPFFPDVGAVEMAAIPPVRNPVTVPVAGDL from the exons ATGGCGGAGCAACAAGATGATTTACAGCCAATCAGCGCTG ATGAGATCGCGCTGTACGACCGACAGATCCGGCTGTGGGGAGTGCACGCACAAGAAAA AATCCGATCGGCGaacatcctcctcatcaCCGTGAAAGCTCTTGCAAACGAAGTGGCCAAAAACCTCGTCCTGGCGGGCATCGGCTCACTCACCATAATCGACCACCAGGATGTTACAGAGGAGGACTTGGGTGCGCAGTTCTTCATCGCTGACGCCCAAAGTGAGCAGGATGTGATTGGAAAGAAA CGCGCGCAAGTCGCAGGACCGCAAATCCACAAAATGAACCCTCGAGTCAAGCTCAACATCGACACTTCCGATGTCAAAACTAAACAACCCGACTTCTTCGCGCAGTTCGACATCACAATCGCCACAGAACTCGATTTTCTAACCAACACCACCGTGAACGCTGCCTGCCGCCTAGCCAATAGACCCTTCTATGCTGCCGGCCTACATGGCTTCTACGGCTACGTTTTCGCCGATCTCATCAGCCACGACTTCGTGATCGAGCGCAACAAATCCAACATAGCCCCCGCTATCCAAGAAACACCCACCCGCAGCATTATCAACATCACCAccaaaaaagaggaaaacaACGCCAACAAGAAAGAACCAAACAAGATCATCGAGCTAGTCACCAAGCGCGAGGTGTATACACCCCTAATCCTCGCAAACACCTCCCCACTACCGGAGGAATACACACGACTCCCACGGCGTCGCAAACAAGTCACCCCATTGCTCAGCTGCCTGCGCGCACTGTGGGAATTCGAAAAAATGCGCGGCCACCGTCCGACCTTTACCCATGAGGACCTGGAACTATTTACAAAGCTATCGCGCGATCGACACCAAGAACTGAAGCTGGAGCCACTCACACTCGACTCTGTGTTCCTGCGGACGTTTTTGCAAAACCTGGGCAGCGAGCTGAGTCCTGTTGCAGCGTTTTTAGGTGGTTCGCTGGCGCAGGATGTTATCAATGTTCTGTCGGCGAGGGAGCAACCGCTGCAGAACATGTTGCTGTTTGACGGAGAGAAGAGCGTTGGTCCGATCTATTCGCTTCATCCATTCTTCCCTGATGTTGGTGCGGTGGAGATGGCTGCTATACCGCCGGTTAGAAACCCGGTTACGGTTCCAGTGGCCGGGGATTTGTGA